One genomic region from Xyrauchen texanus isolate HMW12.3.18 chromosome 4, RBS_HiC_50CHRs, whole genome shotgun sequence encodes:
- the LOC127643103 gene encoding carnosine N-methyltransferase-like isoform X1 translates to MADSTEETIAGSKQEGVYNYRERIECSPEEEAKLERKHFWNVINAFKYYRIHVHERVNRAERQFRCIPHHHQLLLTSFLPNLTKIRNCVDRNQEVLQAIVNNCIHMFENMEYGEDGNPRKVLPSSTFDMDKLKSTIKQFVRDWSEGGKAERDSCYKPIIEEIQILFPSDQCDVSKVRVLVPGAGLGRLAWEIAHLGYSCQGNEWSFFMLFSSNFVLNRCDGENSWTVYPWIHQFSNNKMASDQTRPVTFPDVNPQSLPEDSDFSMVAGDFQEVYSDPNIWDCVATCFFIDTAHNVLDYIENIWNILKPGGVWINLGPLLYHYENMANELSIELSYEDIKAVILKYGFVLELEKDTVSSTYTENDRSMLKYLYDSVFFVVRKPADQLIS, encoded by the exons ATGGCTGACAGCACGGAAGAAACAATAGCAGGATCCAAACAAGAGGGAGTTTACAACTATCGGGAGAGGATTGAATGTTCCCCAGAGGAAGAGGCAAAATTAGAGAGAAAGCATTTCTGGAATGTCATCAATGCGTTTAAATATTACAG AATTCACGTACATGAACGAGTGAATCGAGCAGAGAGGCAGTTCCGATGCATTCCACATCACCACCAGCTACTTTTAACAAGCTTCCTTCCCAACCTGACTAAGATCCGTAACTGTGTTGATCGCAACCAGGAGGTGCTACAGGCCATAGTGAACAACTGCATCCATATGTTTGAGAACATGGAATATGGAGAGGAT ggTAACCCAAGGAAAGTACTGCCGTCCTCGACTTTTGACATGGACAAGCTGAAATCTACTATAAAGCAGTTTGTCCGTGACTGGAGCGAAGGAGGAAAGGCTGAAAGGGACAGCTGCTATAAACCTATAATAGAGGAGATTCAGATACTTTTTCCTTCTGACCAGTG TGATGTGTCCAAAGTCAGAGTGTTAGTGCCGGGGGCAGGTCTGGGTCGCCTGGCATGGGAAATCGCTCATCTGGGTTATTCATGCCAAGGAAACGAGTGGAGCTTCTTTATGCTTTTCTCTTCTAATTTTGTTCTGAATAG GTGTGATGGGGAGAATTCTTGGACTGTGTATCCCTGGATTCACCAGTTCAGTAATAACAAAATGGCCTCAGATCAGACAAGACCTGTGACTTTTCCAGATGTCAATCCCCAGAGTCTTCCAGAAGACTCAGACTTCTCTATGGTCGCTGGAGACTTTCAGGAAGTATACAGTGATCCAA ATATTTGGGATTGTGTTGCTACTTGTTTCTTCATTGACACCGCCCACAACGTTCTTGATTACATTGAAAACATCTGGAATATTCTAAAACCTGGTGGCGTCTGGATCAATCTGG GTCCGCTTCTATACCACTATGAGAATATGGCCAATGAATTGTCCATTGAGCTAAGCTATGAGGACATAAAGGCTGTCATTTTAAAATATGGGTTCGTCCTGGAG TTGGAAAAAGATACTGTTTCCAGCACATACACAGAGAACGATCGCTCCATGCTCAAGTACCTTTATGACAGTGTCTTTTTTGTTGTACGGAAGCCTGCAGATCAGTTGATCAGTTGA
- the LOC127643103 gene encoding carnosine N-methyltransferase-like isoform X2 yields MADSTEETIAGSKQEGVYNYRERIECSPEEEAKLERKHFWNVINAFKYYRIHVHERVNRAERQFRCIPHHHQLLLTSFLPNLTKIRNCVDRNQEVLQAIVNNCIHMFENMEYGEDGNPRKVLPSSTFDMDKLKSTIKQFVRDWSEGGKAERDSCYKPIIEEIQILFPSDQCDVSKVRVLVPGAGLGRLAWEIAHLGYSCQGNEWSFFMLFSSNFVLNRCDGENSWTVYPWIHQFSNNKMASDQTRPVTFPDVNPQSLPEDSDFSMVAGDFQEVYSDPNIWDCVATCFFIDTAHNVLDYIENIWNILKPGGVWINLGPLLYHYENMANELSIELSYEDIKAVILKYGFVLEPADQLIS; encoded by the exons ATGGCTGACAGCACGGAAGAAACAATAGCAGGATCCAAACAAGAGGGAGTTTACAACTATCGGGAGAGGATTGAATGTTCCCCAGAGGAAGAGGCAAAATTAGAGAGAAAGCATTTCTGGAATGTCATCAATGCGTTTAAATATTACAG AATTCACGTACATGAACGAGTGAATCGAGCAGAGAGGCAGTTCCGATGCATTCCACATCACCACCAGCTACTTTTAACAAGCTTCCTTCCCAACCTGACTAAGATCCGTAACTGTGTTGATCGCAACCAGGAGGTGCTACAGGCCATAGTGAACAACTGCATCCATATGTTTGAGAACATGGAATATGGAGAGGAT ggTAACCCAAGGAAAGTACTGCCGTCCTCGACTTTTGACATGGACAAGCTGAAATCTACTATAAAGCAGTTTGTCCGTGACTGGAGCGAAGGAGGAAAGGCTGAAAGGGACAGCTGCTATAAACCTATAATAGAGGAGATTCAGATACTTTTTCCTTCTGACCAGTG TGATGTGTCCAAAGTCAGAGTGTTAGTGCCGGGGGCAGGTCTGGGTCGCCTGGCATGGGAAATCGCTCATCTGGGTTATTCATGCCAAGGAAACGAGTGGAGCTTCTTTATGCTTTTCTCTTCTAATTTTGTTCTGAATAG GTGTGATGGGGAGAATTCTTGGACTGTGTATCCCTGGATTCACCAGTTCAGTAATAACAAAATGGCCTCAGATCAGACAAGACCTGTGACTTTTCCAGATGTCAATCCCCAGAGTCTTCCAGAAGACTCAGACTTCTCTATGGTCGCTGGAGACTTTCAGGAAGTATACAGTGATCCAA ATATTTGGGATTGTGTTGCTACTTGTTTCTTCATTGACACCGCCCACAACGTTCTTGATTACATTGAAAACATCTGGAATATTCTAAAACCTGGTGGCGTCTGGATCAATCTGG GTCCGCTTCTATACCACTATGAGAATATGGCCAATGAATTGTCCATTGAGCTAAGCTATGAGGACATAAAGGCTGTCATTTTAAAATATGGGTTCGTCCTGGAG CCTGCAGATCAGTTGATCAGTTGA